A single window of Bacteroidota bacterium DNA harbors:
- a CDS encoding O-methyltransferase, protein MEFLDPKLEEYVLEHTSAEPEILVKLNRETNAKILIPRMLSGHLQGRALSMFSRMINPMNILEIGTYTGYSAICLSEGLKEGGRIYTIDINEELEAMVRRYLHEAGVENKTQYIIGNALDVIPTLNITFDLVFIDADKENYLNYFNLVFDKVKPGGFLIADNVLWSGKVIDPSEKMDKDTKALMEFNKAIIKDTRVENVLFPIRDGLMIIRKK, encoded by the coding sequence ATGGAATTTTTAGACCCAAAATTAGAAGAATATGTATTGGAACATACCAGTGCTGAACCAGAAATTTTAGTAAAACTCAACAGAGAAACAAACGCAAAAATACTGATCCCAAGAATGCTTTCGGGTCATCTTCAGGGAAGGGCACTTAGTATGTTCAGCAGGATGATAAATCCTATGAACATTCTTGAAATTGGAACCTATACAGGTTATTCTGCAATTTGTCTTTCTGAGGGTTTAAAAGAAGGAGGAAGAATTTATACTATTGATATAAATGAGGAACTTGAAGCCATGGTAAGAAGATACTTACATGAAGCTGGTGTGGAGAACAAAACTCAATATATTATTGGAAATGCACTTGATGTAATTCCAACCTTAAATATTACTTTCGATTTGGTTTTCATTGATGCAGATAAAGAAAATTACCTTAATTATTTCAACCTGGTTTTCGATAAAGTAAAGCCAGGAGGTTTTTTGATTGCTGACAATGTTTTATGGAGCGGGAAGGTTATTGATCCTTCTGAAAAAATGGATAAGGACACAAAAGCACTTATGGAGTTTAATAAAGCCATTATTAAAGATACACGCGTTGAAAATGTTTTGTTCCCCATTAGAGATGGATTGATGATTATCCGAAAAAAATGA
- a CDS encoding queuosine precursor transporter, translating into MQTITFSQNNTVFANRMYLILSGVFIASLILSNLIFQKFFSWNPFGIYDFQLSVGILPYPITFLITDLISEIYGRKKANEVVIAGLFSSLFVLLVVYIANEADAVAWSPLNNVEFSKVFGLTIIAVGSSMMAYLLAQLIDIRLFHFWKKLTKGKHLWLRNNGSTIVSQLVDTATVLLLLSFAKVIAWEKFTDLLINGFLFKVLVALLDTPVFYILTHYFRKRFNLKPGEEISI; encoded by the coding sequence ATGCAAACAATCACATTCAGCCAAAACAATACGGTATTTGCCAACCGAATGTATCTTATATTATCTGGTGTTTTTATCGCCTCACTTATACTAAGCAACTTAATATTTCAAAAATTTTTCTCCTGGAATCCTTTTGGAATTTATGATTTTCAATTATCAGTAGGAATCCTGCCTTATCCCATCACTTTTTTAATTACAGATCTTATATCAGAAATTTATGGAAGAAAAAAAGCAAATGAAGTTGTTATTGCTGGTTTGTTTTCCAGTTTATTCGTACTTCTGGTGGTGTACATTGCCAATGAAGCAGATGCAGTTGCATGGTCTCCATTAAACAATGTTGAATTCAGTAAGGTTTTTGGTTTAACTATAATTGCAGTAGGATCATCCATGATGGCCTATTTGCTTGCACAACTTATCGATATAAGGCTTTTTCATTTCTGGAAAAAGCTTACAAAAGGAAAACATCTGTGGTTAAGAAATAACGGCTCTACAATTGTTTCCCAATTGGTGGACACTGCAACAGTTCTGCTTCTTTTATCCTTTGCAAAGGTAATTGCCTGGGAAAAATTTACTGATTTACTTATTAATGGTTTTTTATTTAAAGTTTTGGTGGCCTTGTTGGACACTCCTGTTTTTTATATTCTTACACATTATTTTAGAAAAAGGTTCAATCTTAAGCCAGGGGAGGAAATTAGTATTTAA
- a CDS encoding anthranilate synthase component I family protein, translating into MKRKVITLPVKEGYLTALEKHFQGKTYLVLNSNDWPEQYDQVIAADTIDDFTQTSGDIFEGLQNYHNQKKDWLFGYLSYELKNRLEHLNSNNPDFLDFPDIYFFRPRFLMLVKEGEILIQFHDNKDNNAQVTVLINLLKKEHQKPQQLKLLPIQKITQKISKQEYIEKIKGIKTHIQKGDIYEMNFCQEFYSKNTNFQPADFYFRLNEISPMPFSCYLHHNNKFLLCASPERYLRKIGNKIISQPIKGTIRRGVDPTEDLILIKELRESQKEKSENVMIVDLVRNDLSRTASRGSVNVEELFKIKSFSQVHQMISTISSELKPGLGFTEVLKTTFPMGSMTGAPKVRAMEIIEEFETTKRGLFSGSVGYITPDGDFDFNVVIRSILYNSLNKYLSFMIGGAITIHADAEKEYEECMLKAKAIFMALNYTEKV; encoded by the coding sequence ATGAAACGCAAAGTAATTACTCTTCCTGTAAAAGAAGGTTATCTCACTGCTTTAGAAAAGCATTTTCAAGGAAAAACATATTTGGTATTAAACAGCAATGATTGGCCTGAGCAATATGACCAAGTTATTGCTGCTGATACAATTGATGATTTCACACAAACATCAGGCGATATTTTTGAGGGACTTCAGAATTATCACAATCAAAAAAAAGACTGGCTGTTTGGTTACTTAAGCTATGAGTTAAAAAACAGGCTGGAGCACTTAAATTCCAACAACCCTGATTTTCTTGATTTTCCTGACATCTATTTTTTCAGGCCAAGATTTTTAATGCTGGTAAAAGAGGGGGAAATTCTCATTCAATTTCATGACAATAAAGATAATAATGCACAGGTAACTGTGCTCATTAATTTATTAAAGAAAGAACACCAAAAACCCCAGCAATTAAAACTTTTACCAATACAAAAAATTACGCAAAAAATAAGCAAACAGGAATATATTGAAAAAATAAAAGGAATTAAAACCCATATACAAAAGGGAGATATTTATGAAATGAATTTTTGCCAGGAATTTTATTCTAAGAATACAAATTTCCAGCCTGCTGATTTCTACTTTAGGTTAAATGAAATATCACCCATGCCTTTCTCCTGCTACCTTCACCACAATAATAAATTCCTGCTATGTGCAAGCCCTGAAAGGTATTTGAGAAAGATCGGAAATAAAATTATATCTCAACCAATAAAGGGAACAATTAGAAGAGGAGTTGATCCAACAGAGGATCTAATCCTGATAAAAGAGTTAAGGGAAAGTCAAAAAGAGAAAAGTGAAAACGTTATGATTGTTGATCTTGTAAGAAACGACCTTTCCCGCACTGCATCAAGGGGAAGTGTAAATGTGGAGGAATTGTTCAAAATAAAATCTTTCAGCCAGGTTCATCAAATGATTTCTACAATAAGTTCAGAATTAAAACCTGGGTTAGGATTTACAGAAGTTCTTAAAACCACATTTCCAATGGGCTCAATGACTGGTGCGCCAAAAGTAAGAGCAATGGAAATAATTGAGGAATTTGAAACAACAAAAAGAGGGCTGTTCTCAGGATCCGTTGGTTATATTACACCCGATGGCGATTTTGATTTTAATGTAGTAATCAGAAGCATATTGTATAATTCACTTAACAAATACCTTTCGTTTATGATTGGTGGTGCAATAACAATTCATGCAGATGCAGAGAAAGAATATGAAGAATGCATGTTAAAGGCAAAAGCAATTTTTATGGCCTTAAATTATACAGAAAAAGTTTAA
- a CDS encoding insulinase family protein, with protein sequence MNIFTLSNGIRIVHKETPDATVAHCGFLIDVGSRDEDDHQQGLAHYIEHVLFKGTKKRKAFHILNRLDAVGGEINAYTTKESTCIFASFLTEHFERAFELLKDITFDSVFPEKEIEREKDVIIDEINSYLDSPSEQIFDDFEDQIFRGHPLGRNILGTIKSVRNFTREDVLSFIAKHYTPHRIVFSVVGNFKASYVEKLAGKYLADIKEKENLYQRKIFKGYKPNVQVQKKTTFQAHFTLGNVAYSRKNKKKIPLVLLNNMLGGPAMNSRLNLAIREKYGYTYNLESNYSAYSDTGLFSVYLGTDNQFLDKTINLVKKELYKFSEKKLGTLQLHYGKKQLIGQIAMAQENKAGLMLAIGKSLLYTGKVETLKDIFSKIENISAEELHSVANEIFNEKEFSSLTYLAK encoded by the coding sequence ATTAACATTTTTACTCTTTCCAATGGCATTAGAATAGTGCATAAGGAAACACCAGATGCTACTGTTGCTCATTGCGGCTTCCTGATTGATGTAGGTTCAAGGGATGAAGATGATCACCAACAGGGCCTTGCCCACTATATTGAACATGTTCTTTTTAAAGGCACAAAAAAGCGCAAAGCATTTCACATATTAAACCGGCTTGATGCTGTGGGAGGAGAAATTAATGCTTATACAACCAAGGAATCAACATGCATATTTGCCTCCTTTTTAACAGAGCATTTTGAAAGAGCTTTTGAGCTTTTAAAAGATATAACCTTTGATTCGGTTTTTCCTGAAAAGGAAATTGAAAGAGAAAAAGATGTAATAATAGATGAAATCAACTCCTACCTTGACAGTCCTTCTGAACAAATTTTTGATGATTTCGAGGATCAAATTTTCAGGGGACATCCATTGGGTAGAAATATATTGGGAACAATCAAAAGCGTTAGAAATTTTACAAGGGAGGACGTATTGAGTTTTATTGCAAAACATTATACTCCCCATAGAATTGTTTTTAGTGTTGTTGGTAATTTCAAGGCAAGTTATGTAGAGAAATTAGCAGGAAAATACTTAGCAGATATTAAAGAAAAGGAGAATTTATACCAGCGAAAAATATTCAAAGGCTACAAACCCAATGTTCAGGTACAGAAAAAAACAACATTTCAAGCTCATTTCACTTTAGGCAATGTTGCCTATTCAAGAAAGAATAAAAAGAAAATACCTTTGGTTCTGCTTAACAATATGCTTGGTGGCCCGGCAATGAATTCAAGGCTTAATCTTGCAATCAGAGAAAAGTATGGATACACCTATAATCTTGAATCAAATTATTCAGCCTATTCTGATACCGGCTTATTTAGTGTTTACCTTGGAACAGACAATCAATTTTTAGATAAAACGATAAACTTGGTAAAAAAGGAACTTTACAAATTCAGTGAAAAAAAATTAGGAACCCTGCAATTGCATTATGGAAAAAAACAGTTGATTGGACAAATAGCCATGGCCCAGGAAAACAAAGCCGGATTAATGCTGGCAATTGGCAAAAGCTTGCTTTATACAGGAAAAGTGGAAACACTGAAGGATATTTTTTCCAAAATAGAAAATATTTCTGCTGAAGAGTTGCATAGCGTTGCAAATGAAATTTTCAATGAAAAAGAATTCAGCAGTCTCACATATTTAGCTAAATAA
- a CDS encoding PD40 domain-containing protein: MKNLNLNLNLLLLCFSILPLQLFSQGKFSKDEQEKLSRAEYLFEENNFISALPLYLDFEKKYKSEIFFKYKIGICYLNKPDEVEKAIPYLEQCHSLEPSLKDVSLYLGLAYLKDYKFDMALELFNQYVKQKPSADMIALVNRYISNAENGKTIVSNQVKSLVENIGDPINTEHSEYVPLISTDGSVLIFTYRGNRSKGGLQNKSFKSDPDGIYYEDIFISYRLGEEWLTPEGIGDNINSNQHDAAIALSADGQKMFIYKSSAKIKGDIYISYLKGDEWSVPEPMGENINSKSWEGSCSLSSDENILYFSSERPGGFGGRDIYRSHKMPNGEWGKAENLGPAINTKLNDDAPFIHPDGITLFFSSQGHTSIGGYDIFSSVLLNEKWSVPENLGYPINTTGDDIYYVITASGEKGFYSSSKANGKGLQDIYSVTPAFPGVKPVLALVLGAITADGEPVEAKIFVTDVEKGELISEFNSNAVSGKYILALTPGKNYKLAFEVEGYEQQIEYIDIKSLDTYVQVAKDLHFYKDESEKLSSAIQPEPIQNMIRQELEKVKQDNTKENYEAKVYNQILKEHGDEKVEDVNFYITLPPETSQKQLNNVNSIASVEKTVSPEGVQVLKAGPYKTFLEAEIARHQLKKADESFSKTIVTVNDKGNEKTVKEFYPEMYTKTYDKPLTADVDFQEQKTGGDNAVKVNNKTNELISDNANYKNLVVDLGNVSMEGLSFKLELGSFENPDDFTLQHLEKYGKIEKKLYDDGKTRYSMGPFTTLAEAEEFRQMIVKKEPQTSDAFVTVFYFGQRKKVEEFFNQPCDPVIAFEFLKEFIGKDLNDEKIYNEFIKKCGKYTCDGLVFRVQIGAYRHPKNFKYKNLDEFGSADITDYPDGITRFTMKEFNSISDAEIFRKKVIKKGTKDAFITAFHNGERKLLDEVILNNFFLRREL, encoded by the coding sequence ATGAAAAATCTAAATCTAAATCTAAATCTATTACTGCTTTGCTTTTCGATTTTACCTTTGCAGCTTTTTTCACAGGGTAAGTTTTCAAAAGATGAACAGGAAAAATTATCAAGAGCCGAATATTTGTTTGAGGAAAATAATTTCATCTCAGCATTACCCTTGTATCTTGATTTTGAGAAAAAGTATAAATCTGAAATATTTTTTAAATATAAAATAGGAATATGTTATCTAAATAAACCAGATGAAGTTGAAAAAGCAATTCCTTATCTTGAGCAATGCCATTCCCTTGAACCATCTTTAAAAGATGTTTCTCTATATCTTGGATTAGCATATTTAAAGGATTATAAATTTGATATGGCATTAGAGTTATTCAATCAATATGTTAAGCAAAAACCTTCTGCTGATATGATTGCACTAGTTAATAGGTATATTTCTAATGCTGAGAACGGTAAAACAATAGTTTCAAACCAGGTTAAATCTCTTGTTGAAAATATTGGAGATCCAATCAATACTGAGCATTCTGAATATGTTCCTTTAATTTCTACCGATGGATCTGTTTTGATTTTCACCTATAGGGGCAATAGGAGTAAGGGAGGATTACAGAATAAATCATTTAAATCTGATCCTGATGGAATTTATTACGAAGATATTTTTATTTCATACAGGTTAGGAGAAGAATGGCTTACCCCTGAGGGCATTGGAGATAATATAAATTCCAATCAGCATGATGCTGCAATTGCCCTTTCAGCCGATGGTCAAAAAATGTTTATTTATAAAAGCAGTGCCAAAATAAAGGGCGATATTTATATAAGTTATCTTAAGGGCGATGAATGGTCAGTACCTGAACCAATGGGGGAGAATATAAATTCTAAATCATGGGAAGGTAGTTGTAGTTTGTCGAGTGACGAAAATATTTTGTATTTTTCTAGTGAACGTCCTGGAGGATTTGGAGGAAGAGATATATACCGTTCACATAAAATGCCCAATGGTGAATGGGGAAAAGCAGAAAATCTCGGCCCCGCAATAAATACAAAGTTGAATGATGATGCACCGTTTATTCACCCAGATGGGATTACCTTGTTTTTTAGCTCCCAGGGGCACACAAGTATTGGAGGTTATGATATTTTTTCTTCCGTATTATTGAATGAAAAGTGGTCTGTACCTGAAAATCTTGGTTATCCGATCAATACAACGGGTGATGATATTTATTATGTAATTACTGCAAGCGGAGAGAAAGGGTTTTATTCTTCTTCAAAGGCAAATGGAAAGGGTTTGCAGGATATTTATTCGGTTACTCCAGCTTTTCCTGGTGTTAAACCGGTTTTGGCCCTCGTTTTGGGCGCTATTACTGCGGATGGAGAACCTGTTGAGGCTAAAATATTTGTAACCGATGTAGAAAAGGGAGAACTTATTAGTGAATTTAATTCAAATGCAGTGAGTGGTAAATACATACTCGCACTTACCCCAGGAAAAAACTATAAATTGGCCTTTGAAGTAGAAGGATATGAACAACAAATAGAATATATAGATATAAAGTCTTTAGATACTTATGTACAAGTTGCAAAGGACCTGCACTTTTATAAGGATGAATCGGAGAAACTATCCTCCGCGATACAACCAGAACCTATTCAAAACATGATTCGTCAAGAACTTGAGAAGGTTAAACAGGATAATACAAAGGAAAATTATGAAGCTAAAGTATACAATCAAATTTTAAAAGAACATGGAGACGAAAAAGTAGAGGATGTTAATTTTTATATTACCCTTCCTCCCGAAACAAGCCAAAAACAATTAAATAATGTAAATTCAATTGCCTCTGTTGAAAAAACAGTTAGCCCTGAAGGTGTTCAGGTATTAAAGGCAGGTCCTTATAAAACTTTCCTTGAGGCAGAAATTGCCAGGCATCAATTAAAAAAAGCGGATGAATCTTTTTCAAAAACAATTGTAACTGTTAATGATAAAGGGAATGAAAAAACAGTGAAAGAGTTTTATCCGGAAATGTATACCAAAACCTATGATAAGCCTCTTACAGCTGATGTTGATTTTCAGGAGCAAAAAACAGGAGGAGATAACGCAGTAAAGGTTAATAACAAAACAAATGAATTAATTAGTGACAATGCCAATTACAAAAACCTTGTTGTTGACCTTGGTAATGTTAGTATGGAAGGTTTGTCCTTTAAACTTGAGCTAGGATCATTTGAAAACCCTGATGACTTTACATTGCAGCATCTTGAAAAATATGGAAAAATAGAAAAAAAATTATATGATGATGGTAAAACCCGTTATAGTATGGGGCCTTTCACTACCCTGGCTGAAGCAGAGGAATTTAGGCAAATGATTGTTAAAAAAGAACCCCAAACAAGTGATGCTTTTGTTACAGTTTTCTATTTTGGCCAAAGAAAAAAAGTGGAAGAATTTTTCAATCAGCCTTGTGATCCTGTTATTGCCTTTGAATTTCTGAAGGAATTTATTGGAAAAGACCTTAATGATGAAAAAATATACAATGAATTTATAAAAAAATGTGGAAAGTATACTTGTGATGGCCTTGTGTTTAGGGTGCAAATTGGAGCATACAGGCATCCAAAAAATTTCAAATATAAGAATTTGGACGAATTTGGATCTGCTGATATCACAGATTATCCTGATGGAATAACAAGATTTACGATGAAAGAATTTAATTCTATTTCCGATGCTGAAATATTCAGGAAAAAGGTAATTAAAAAGGGGACAAAAGATGCCTTTATTACTGCCTTTCATAATGGGGAACGTAAATTATTAGATGAAGTAATTCTAAACAATTTTTTCCTAAGAAGAGAACTTTAA
- the tilS gene encoding tRNA lysidine(34) synthetase TilS, with product MKEKFINYIHQHKLFSKKDKILLGVSGGMDSVAMCELFFIAGFDFGIAHCNFQLRAEESAEDEKFVKQLALKYNVPFFCIQFQTSKVAASSKVSTQMAARKLRYDWFEKIRMEHKYSHVAVAHHSDDDVETFFINLLRGTGLAGLAGINPKRGYLVRPLLFASRNEIEQFIHSGNLIYREDSSNSSSKYIRNKVRHNLIPLMKQINPSITKTVKDEIYRLKQANQIFMQAIEEKKRKLLFKSATDASYSLAIDELKKLDPLQTWLYEFLSPFNFNIESVNEIISAFDSISGKQFFSSSHRIVKDREFLIISPIPQIKPVEATLIEEHTQKIDSPFNIEFIKIKKNDAFKIIAKPEIAFLDLAKIEFPLQIRKWKLGDKFIPLGMTGYKKISDFLIDLKISVIDKEQVYVLQSGNDIAWIIGHRLDNRFKISKETEQVYQAEVKKTH from the coding sequence ATGAAGGAAAAATTCATAAATTATATTCATCAACATAAGCTTTTTTCAAAAAAGGATAAAATTTTGCTCGGTGTAAGCGGAGGCATGGATTCTGTTGCAATGTGTGAGCTTTTCTTCATTGCCGGATTTGATTTTGGAATTGCCCACTGCAATTTTCAATTAAGGGCTGAAGAATCTGCAGAAGATGAGAAATTTGTAAAACAACTTGCATTGAAATACAATGTGCCTTTTTTTTGCATCCAGTTCCAAACGTCTAAAGTAGCAGCATCTTCTAAAGTATCAACCCAAATGGCAGCACGCAAGTTACGCTATGATTGGTTTGAAAAAATAAGGATGGAACATAAATATTCACATGTTGCAGTTGCCCATCATAGTGATGATGATGTGGAAACATTTTTCATTAATTTATTAAGGGGAACAGGACTTGCAGGACTTGCAGGAATTAATCCCAAAAGAGGATATTTGGTAAGGCCCTTATTGTTTGCTTCAAGAAATGAAATTGAACAATTCATACATTCAGGAAATTTAATTTACAGAGAGGATAGCAGCAATTCATCTTCAAAATACATTAGAAATAAAGTTAGGCATAACCTGATTCCCCTTATGAAGCAAATAAATCCTTCTATAACAAAAACCGTAAAGGATGAAATTTACAGGTTAAAACAGGCCAATCAAATTTTCATGCAGGCTATTGAAGAAAAAAAAAGAAAACTGCTATTTAAATCAGCCACTGATGCTTCCTATTCTTTAGCTATTGATGAATTGAAAAAATTAGATCCCCTACAAACCTGGTTGTATGAATTTCTATCCCCATTTAATTTTAATATAGAATCAGTAAATGAAATAATTTCTGCTTTCGATTCAATTTCTGGCAAACAATTTTTTTCCTCCAGCCACCGTATTGTAAAGGATAGGGAATTTCTAATTATTTCCCCAATTCCTCAGATAAAACCAGTTGAAGCAACTTTAATTGAGGAGCATACACAAAAGATTGATTCCCCTTTTAATATTGAATTTATAAAAATTAAAAAAAACGATGCTTTCAAAATCATTGCTAAACCTGAAATTGCCTTTCTTGATTTGGCTAAAATTGAGTTTCCATTGCAAATAAGAAAATGGAAACTTGGAGATAAATTTATACCTTTGGGGATGACTGGGTATAAAAAAATCAGTGATTTTTTAATTGATTTGAAAATATCAGTAATTGATAAAGAACAGGTTTATGTATTGCAATCAGGAAATGACATTGCTTGGATTATAGGCCACAGACTTGACAATAGGTTTAAAATTTCAAAAGAAACAGAACAGGTATATCAAGCAGAAGTAAAAAAAACTCACTAA
- a CDS encoding SDR family oxidoreductase, with amino-acid sequence MKKTVFITGSSAGIGKATAVYFLKNGWNVVASMRSPENETELINSDSLIIARLDVCDSLSIKQSIELGLAHFGRIDVLVNNAGYALTGPFEDASKEQIQRQFQTNVIGLFDVCRAILPHFRTKRSGTIINVASVGGRLTFPFYSLYHSTKWAVEGFSESLQHELLSYNIKVKVIEPGPIKTEFYSRSMDFSTEGKSSVYEMNHQKAIKNMQSFVDQGGTPAQVAKVIYSAAISNSNKLRYSAGTGAGLMLFFRKIMPDSFFNKIINWIVMK; translated from the coding sequence ATGAAAAAAACAGTGTTTATTACCGGAAGCTCCGCAGGTATAGGAAAAGCCACAGCAGTTTATTTTCTGAAAAATGGATGGAATGTTGTTGCCAGTATGCGTTCTCCAGAAAATGAAACAGAGTTGATTAATTCGGACAGCCTTATAATTGCAAGATTAGATGTATGCGATTCTTTAAGCATTAAACAATCCATTGAATTGGGGCTTGCACATTTTGGAAGAATTGATGTTCTTGTAAATAATGCAGGTTATGCCCTTACCGGCCCTTTTGAGGATGCATCAAAAGAACAAATTCAAAGGCAATTTCAAACCAATGTAATTGGACTTTTCGATGTTTGTCGCGCTATACTTCCTCATTTTAGAACAAAGAGAAGTGGAACGATTATAAATGTTGCTTCAGTTGGAGGAAGATTAACTTTTCCTTTTTACAGTTTATATCATTCAACAAAATGGGCCGTTGAAGGATTTTCTGAATCTCTGCAACATGAGCTTTTGTCCTACAACATTAAAGTAAAAGTAATTGAACCTGGACCAATTAAAACAGAATTTTATTCCCGTTCAATGGATTTTTCAACGGAAGGCAAATCTTCTGTTTATGAAATGAATCATCAAAAAGCAATAAAAAACATGCAAAGCTTTGTAGACCAGGGAGGAACTCCTGCGCAGGTAGCAAAAGTAATTTACAGTGCAGCTATTTCCAATTCAAATAAATTACGCTATTCGGCAGGTACAGGAGCCGGATTGATGCTCTTTTTCCGAAAAATAATGCCCGATTCATTTTTCAATAAAATTATAAACTGGATAGTGATGAAATAA
- a CDS encoding thioredoxin family protein: MRRRYLINLFVFISILFTAKFASAQMYAPVKWDFSVKNINESERELIFTATINHGWHLYSQQEYEDGPIPTSFHIEKSPSFKLNGKVLEGKSINEFDSNFGIELKYFKNKAVFTQKIKAISTEKFKISGVLEFMVCDNEKCLPPEEIEFSFAVDGFTLANNSEVADVEPQVKVDTIQVVEIEQGKDPLPTIKNSDLGTQPNTLGAKSFWGIFIAGFLGGFLALLTPCVFPMIPLTVSFFTKKSKTRMQGIGNALIYGASIIVIYVALGFIITKILGPDAMNSFASNVWMNLLFFVIFIVFAISFLGAFEITLPASWINKADSASDRGGFIGIFFMAFTLSLVSFSCTGPIIGTLLVEASVGGNNLGPLVGMAGFSTALALPFGLFAAFPGWLNSLPKSGGWLNSVKVVLGLLELALAIKFLSNADMVSHWGIITREVFIALWIIIFIVLGFYLLGKIKFSHDSDIKHVSIPRLFLSILTFSFVVYLIPGMWGAPLKIISGFPPPSFYSEGWNINGSSSSQDENQAIVEGIDKSKCPLNLPCFKDYDLALAYAQSQGKPLMVDFTGWSCVNCRKMEEQVWVDPRVLTRLKNDYVLVSLYVDDKTKLPQEEIYISPVTGKKIKTIGNKWSDLQTTRFKTNSQPLYVLLDNNEQLLNEPTAYDTDIEKYIAFLDSGKAEFTRRKEKKVLIKSPLS, encoded by the coding sequence ATGAGGAGAAGATACTTAATTAATTTATTCGTTTTTATTTCAATCCTTTTTACTGCAAAATTTGCTTCAGCCCAAATGTATGCTCCCGTAAAATGGGACTTTTCTGTTAAAAACATAAATGAATCAGAAAGAGAATTAATTTTCACTGCAACAATTAATCACGGTTGGCATCTCTACTCTCAACAGGAATATGAAGACGGACCAATTCCTACATCCTTTCATATTGAAAAATCTCCCTCATTTAAACTTAATGGCAAAGTATTAGAGGGGAAGTCCATTAATGAATTTGATTCTAATTTTGGAATTGAATTAAAATATTTCAAGAACAAAGCAGTATTTACTCAAAAGATAAAAGCAATTTCAACTGAAAAATTCAAAATATCGGGAGTGCTTGAATTTATGGTATGTGATAATGAAAAATGTCTTCCTCCAGAAGAAATTGAATTTAGTTTTGCTGTAGATGGCTTTACTCTAGCTAACAATTCAGAAGTTGCTGATGTTGAACCTCAGGTTAAAGTGGATACAATTCAGGTGGTTGAAATTGAACAAGGAAAAGATCCCTTACCAACAATAAAAAATTCAGACCTGGGAACCCAGCCAAATACTTTAGGGGCAAAATCCTTTTGGGGAATCTTTATTGCAGGTTTCCTTGGGGGTTTTCTCGCGCTTTTAACACCTTGTGTTTTCCCTATGATACCACTTACCGTAAGTTTTTTTACTAAAAAAAGTAAAACAAGGATGCAGGGAATTGGTAATGCATTAATTTATGGAGCCTCCATTATTGTTATTTATGTAGCCTTAGGATTTATTATAACTAAGATTCTAGGCCCTGATGCAATGAATTCCTTTGCCAGTAATGTTTGGATGAATTTACTGTTTTTTGTGATTTTTATTGTATTTGCAATTTCTTTTCTGGGCGCATTTGAAATTACCCTGCCAGCTTCCTGGATAAACAAAGCCGACTCTGCATCAGACAGGGGTGGCTTTATTGGAATATTCTTCATGGCATTTACTCTTTCCCTGGTTTCGTTTTCCTGTACTGGCCCAATAATTGGAACCCTTTTGGTTGAGGCATCTGTAGGAGGCAATAATCTTGGGCCATTGGTTGGAATGGCTGGCTTTTCAACTGCACTTGCACTTCCATTCGGACTTTTTGCAGCTTTTCCAGGATGGCTTAATTCATTACCAAAATCGGGAGGCTGGCTGAATTCCGTTAAAGTTGTACTGGGTTTATTGGAGTTAGCCCTTGCCATTAAATTCCTTTCTAATGCAGATATGGTTTCGCATTGGGGAATTATAACACGTGAAGTTTTCATTGCTTTGTGGATAATTATTTTCATTGTACTTGGTTTCTATCTTTTAGGAAAAATTAAGTTTTCACACGATAGTGATATAAAACATGTAAGCATTCCCCGTTTATTTTTGTCTATACTCACTTTTTCCTTTGTAGTTTATCTGATTCCGGGAATGTGGGGAGCTCCATTAAAAATAATCAGTGGTTTTCCTCCTCCCTCCTTTTACTCCGAGGGCTGGAATATTAATGGTTCATCTTCTTCCCAGGATGAAAACCAGGCTATTGTTGAAGGTATCGACAAAAGCAAATGCCCTTTAAACCTTCCTTGTTTTAAGGATTATGATTTGGCCCTTGCATATGCCCAAAGCCAGGGCAAACCGCTTATGGTTGATTTTACTGGATGGTCCTGCGTTAACTGCCGCAAAATGGAGGAACAGGTTTGGGTCGATCCAAGGGTTTTAACAAGACTCAAAAATGATTATGTTTTGGTATCCCTTTACGTGGATGATAAAACTAAACTCCCCCAGGAAGAAATTTATATTTCACCTGTTACCGGTAAGAAAATAAAAACTATTGGCAATAAATGGAGTGATTTACAAACTACCCGTTTTAAAACCAACTCTCAGCCACTTTATGTTCTTCTTGATAACAATGAACAATTATTAAATGAGCCTACTGCATATGACACGGATATCGAAAAATACATTGCTTTTTTAGATAGTGGCAAAGCTGAATTTACGCGAAGGAAAGAAAAAAAAGTACTTATTAAATCACCTCTTTCTTAG